The following are from one region of the Ornithorhynchus anatinus isolate Pmale09 chromosome X1, mOrnAna1.pri.v4, whole genome shotgun sequence genome:
- the HYAL2 gene encoding hyaluronidase-2 — MWTSGGPVLAVPWLLAVALAGPRSEEGKPTANPIFTRRPFQVAWNAPTQDCQPRFKVQLDFSVFDVQASPNEGFVDQNLTIFYRERLGLYPFYDTGSVAVHGGVPQNSSIEKHLDRLPDGVKRYIRSSEREGLAVIDWEDWRPVWIRNWQSKDVYRQASRQLVASMHPGWPADQVGKQAQYEFEFAARQFMLQTLRLAKDIRPRQLWGFYLFPDCYNHDYVQNRDSYTGHCPDVEVTRNDQLAWLWAESTAIYPSVYLEEALASSSTNVCKFVRSRVLEALRVAREHHPVYSLPVFVYTRPTYTRKLTGLSEMDLISTIGESAALGAAGIIFWGDTDYTKSRESCQSIKDYLEHKLAPYIANVTTAAQHCSLNLCLGHGRCQRRDSNTSTFLHLNPASFRLRHRANVGEPLLWFEGQLSSGDVAGLRLHFRCQCYQGWHGDKCQHNQSSRGGAGLGQGETSGLLALPALTLLAFTGAQ, encoded by the exons ATGTGGACAAGCGGCGGGCCGGTGCTGGCGGTGCCCTGGCTCCTGGCCGTGGCGCTGGCCGGTCCCCGGAGTGAAGAGGGCAAGCCCACGGCCAACCCCATCTTCACCCGGCGGCCCTTTCAGGTGGCCTGGAACGCTCCCACCCAGGACTGCCAGCCCCGCTTTAAGGTGCAGTTGGACTTCAGCGTCTTCGACGTCCAAGCGTCCCCGAACGAAGGCTTCGTGGACCAGAACCTGACCATCTTCTACAGGGAACGGCTGGGCCTCTACCCTTTCTACGACACGGGGTCCGTAGCGGTGCACGGGGGCGTCCCCCAGAACAGCAGCATCGAGAAGCACCTGGACCGGCTGCCCGACGGGGTGAAGCGCTACATCCGTTCCTCGGAGCGGGAGGGCCTGGCCGTCATCGACTGGGAGGATTGGCGGCCCGTGTGGATccgcaattggcagagcaaggacGTGTACCGCCAAGCCTCACGCCAGCTGGTGGCGTCCATGCACCCGGGCTGGCCAGCCGATCAAGTGGGCAAGCAGGCCCAGTACGAATTTGAGTTTGCCGCCCGCCAGTTCATGCTGCAGACCCTGCGCCTGGCCAAGGACATCCGGCCCCGCCAGCTCTGGGGCTTCTACCTCTTCCCCGACTGCTACAAccatgactatgtgcagaaccggGACAGCTACACGGGCCACTGCCCCGATGTGGAGGTGACCCGCAATGACCAGCTGGCCTGGCTGTGGGCGGAGAGCACGGCCATCTACCCCTCGGTCTACCTGGAGGAGGCACTGGCCTCCTCATCCACCAACGTCTGCAAATTTGTGCGCTCACGAGTGCTGGAGGCGCTGCGGGTGGCCCGGGAGCACCACCCTGTCTACTCCCTGCCTGTCTTCGTCTACACCCGGCCCACCTATACCCGCAAGCTCACTGGGCTCAGCGAG atgGATCTCATCTCCACCATCGGGGAGAGCGCAGCCCTGGGGGCGGCCGGCATCATCTTCTGGGGAGACACAGACTACACCAAGAGCCGG GAATCATGCCAGAGCATCAAGGACTATCTCGAACACAAATTGGCCCCATACATCGCCAACGTcaccaccgctgcccagcactgCAGCCTGAACCTCTGCCTTGGGCATGGGCGTTGTCAGCGGCGCGATAGCAACACCAGCACCTTCCTGCACCTTAATCCTGCAAGTTTCCGCCTGCGGCACAGAGCCAACGTTGGGGAGCCCCTGCTGTGGTTCGAGGGCCAGCTCTCCTCTGGTGACGTGGCTGGCCTCCGGCTCCACTTCCGCTGTCAGTGCTACCAGGGCTGGCATGGGGACAAATGCCAGCACAACCAGAGTTCTCgtggcggggcggggctggggcaaGGTGAAACTTCTGGACTCCTGGCATTGCCCGCTTTGACCCTCCTTGCCTTTACTGGGGCACAGTAG
- the HYAL1 gene encoding hyaluronidase-1: MALTTFLAGLLLLLLPNYALLLILPTRGHTPGGPVVPNHPFTTIWNADTHTCLEKFHVDVDLDVFDVVANPGEAFMGREMTIFYSNKLGLYPSYTSSGQPLHGGLPQNASLATHLAQAQLDIQAAIPKSNYWGLAVIDWESWRPLWALNWDSKDVYRERSRALVREEHPDWSSWQVEEEAVIQFQTAARAWMSQTLQLGQTLRPRGLWGFYGFPACYNYDFKNPNYTGACPDGIQPLNQELQWLWNQSRALYPSIYLPSELEGTGYTWPFVRERVREAFRMAMGTGDASLPVLPYAQIYYDKTNHFLPLEELENSIGESVAQGVAGVVLWVSWEDTHTKESCENIKDYVDSTLGPFILNLTSSTQLCSQALCSGHGRCARRRDHPHAFLYLNSSSFSIHRPPGSRHLVLTGKLPKEDQARMMIEFECHCYKGWRGEQCERKE, from the exons ATGGCCCTGACCACCTTCCTGGCtggactgctgctgctgctgcttcctaaCTATGCTCTCCTGTTGATCCTGCCCACCCGAGGCCACACGCCTGGGGGCCCAGTGGTCCCCAACCATCCCTTTACCACCATCTGGAATGCCGACACTCACACCTGCCTGGAGAAGTTTCATGTGGACGTGGACCTGGATGTCTTTGACGTGGTCGCCAACCCTGGGGAGGCGTTCATGGGCCGGGAAATGACAATCTTCTACAGCAACAAGCTGGGCCTCTACCCCTCCTACACCTCCAGCGGGCAGCCGCTCCATGGGGGACTGCCCCAGAATGCCAGCCTGGCAACCCACCTGGCCCAGGCCCAGCTGGACATCCAAGCAGCCATCCCCAAGTCGAACTACTGGGGCCTGGCGGTCATCGACTGGGAGTCCTGGCGCCCACTCTGGGCGCTCAACTGGGACTCCAAGGATGTGTACCGGGAGCGCTCGAGGGCCTTGGTCAGGGAGGAGCACCCCGACTGGTCCTCgtggcaggtggaggaggaggcggtgatCCAGTTCCAGACCGCGGCCCGGGCCTGGATGAGCCAGACCCTGCAGCTGGGGCAGACCCTGCGCCCAAGAGGCCTGTGGGGCTTCTATGGCTTCCCCGCCTGCTACAACTATGACTTCAAGAACCCCAACTACACGGGGGCCTGCCCTGACGGCATTCAGCCCCTCAACCAGGAGCTGCAGTGGCTGTGGAACCAGAGCCGGgctctctaccccagcatctatCTACCTTCGGAGCTGGAAGGCACGGGGTACACCTGGCCCTTTGTCCGGGAACGTGTGCGGGAGGCATTCCGAATGGCCATGGGCACTGGGGACGCCAGCCTGCCTGTGCTGCCCTATGCCCAGATCTACTACGATAAGACCAACCACTTTCTACCCTTG GAGGAGTTAGAGAACAGCATCGGGGAGAGCGTGGCTCAGGGAGTGGCCGGGGTCGTGCTGTGGGTCAGCTGGGAGGACACCCACACCAAG GAGTCATGCGAGAACATCAAGGACTACGTGGACAGCACCCTGGGACCTTTCATCTTGAACCTGACCAGCAGCACGCAGCTCTGCAGCCAGGCACTTTGCTCAGGGCACGGGCGCTGTGCCCGACGGCGGGACCACCCCCATGCCTTTCTGTACCTTAACTCCTCCAGCTTCTCCATCCACCGCCCTCCGGGCAGCCGGCACTTGGTGCTGACGGGCAAGCTTCCCAAAGAGGACCAGGCCAGGATGATGATAGAATTTGAGTGTCACTGCtataagggatggagaggggagcagTGTGAAAGGAAGGAATGA